One window from the genome of Nicotiana sylvestris chromosome 9, ASM39365v2, whole genome shotgun sequence encodes:
- the LOC104219050 gene encoding putative pentatricopeptide repeat-containing protein At1g12700, mitochondrial isoform X2, which yields MTRIPLLRYSSNGISIAIPRSGSAFTIRDYSSYRSNIENVKCLDDAMSLFHRMVSTQPLPSVFSFSKLLKTMVNMKHYSSVLSLFRQMLKSNIPISDSILNIAINNYCLMHCSDCGFSVLAIYLKNGIPFDVITFNTLLRGLFAENKIKDAVNLFKKLVRENICEPDEVMYLTVMNGLSKRGHTKKTFNLLRVMEQGSIKPDTRIYSVVIDALCKDRMLDAAISLFEEMKKKGIPQDVIIYNSLIDGLCKFGQWEKVRTLFFEMVNLNIYPNVCTFNIVTDGLCKEGKVEDAEKVMRHMTRKGVEHDVVTYNVIIDGYCLRGQMDRAMSLFVSMVDKSIKPDIFSYNILINGYCKVKKLDEAMHLFHDISRNGLKPSIVTYNTILQGLFEVGRVDFAQKFFAEMLSIGLKPDLCTNRILLRGYFQNGLVEKAMSLFHELEQKREDIDIELYNVLIGGLCKNGNFVKALAFFEKLSLIGLFPNVFTYTIIITGFCLEGLLDEAKDMLRKMEENGCSPNNVTYNIIVQGFLKFGKTSEMITFSKEMTGSYSYHYDAISFYPWK from the exons ATGACGAGAATTCCTCTGCTGCGTTACTCTTCCAATGGTATTTCCATTGCTATTCCTCGTTCTGGTTCGGCATTTACCATCAGAGATTATTCTTCATATCGTAGCAATATTGAGAACGTCAAGTGCTTAGATGATGCTATGAGTCTATTCCACCGAATGGTCAGTACGCAGCCTCTTCCTTCTGTTTTTAGCTTCTCCAAATTATTAAAGACTATGGTAAATATGAAGCATTACTCTTCTGTTCTTTCCCTTTTTCGACAAATGCTGAAATCTAATATCCCAATTAGTGATTCCATCTTGAATATAGCGATTAACAATTATTGCCTAATGCATTGTTCTGACTGCGGATTTTCAGTATTAGCCATTTACTTGAAGAATGGCATTCCATTTGATGTTATCACATTTAACACCTTACTAAGGGGACTCTTTGCTGAAAATAAAATCAAAGATGCTGTTAACTTGTTCAAAAAGTTGGTGAGAGAGAATATCTGTGAGCCTGATGAAGTCATGTATTTGACAGTCATGAATGGACTTAGCAAAAGGGGCCATACCAAAAAAACTTTCAATTTGCTAAGAGTAATGGAACAAGGAAGCATCAAGCCAGACACAAGAATCTATAGCGTTGTTATAGATGCTCTTTGCAAGGATAGAATGTTGGATGCTGCAATTAGCCTTTTCGAAGAGATGAAAAAAAAAGGCATTCCTCAAGATGTTATCATATATAATTCATTGATTGATGGTCTTTGTAAATTTGGTCAGTGGGAGAAGGTTAGGACTTTGTTCTTCGAAATGGTAAATCTTAATATTTATCCAAACGTCTGTACCTTCAACATAGTGACGGATGGACTATGCAAAGAGGGGAAAGTTGAAGATGCCGAGAAGGTAATGAGACACATGACTCGAAAAGGTGTGGAGCATGATGTGGTCACCTACAATGTGATAATTGATGGATATTGCTTGCGCGGTCAAATGGATAGAGCAATGAGCCTTTTTGTTTCCATGGTTGATAAGAGCATTAAGCCTGACATTTTTAGCTATAACATATTAATAAATGGATATTGTAAGGTAAAGAAATTGGATGAGGCCATGCATTTGTTTCATGATATTTCTCGAAATGGATTGAAACCTAGCATTGTTACCTACAATACTATCTTGCAAGGTCTATTtgaagttggaagagttgactttGCGCAAAAATTCTTTGCGGAGATGCTATCTATAGGCCTCAAACCTGATTTATGCACTAATCGCATTTTGCTCCGTGGTTATTTTCAGAATGGACTTGTTGAAAAAGCTATGTCTCTATTTCATGAGTTGGAACAAAAGAGAGAAGATATTGATATTGAACTTTATAATGTTCTAATAGGTGGATTGTGCAAAAATGGAAATTTCGTCAAAGCTCTTGCTTTTTTTGAGAAGCTTTCTTTAATTGGATTGTTTCCCAATGTGTTTACATACACAATAATAATTACTGGATTTTGTCTAGAAGGGTTGTTAGATGAAGCTAAAGATATGTTAAGAAAAATGGAGGAGAATGGTTGTTCGCCAAACAATGTCACTTACAATATTATTGTTCAAGGATTTCTCAAGTTTGGCAAAACTAGTGAAATGATAACTTTTTCGAAGGAAATGACTGGAAG CTACAGTTACCACTATGATGCAATTTCCTTTTACCCCTGGAAATAA
- the LOC104219050 gene encoding putative pentatricopeptide repeat-containing protein At1g12700, mitochondrial isoform X1 — translation MTRIPLLRYSSNGISIAIPRSGSAFTIRDYSSYRSNIENVKCLDDAMSLFHRMVSTQPLPSVFSFSKLLKTMVNMKHYSSVLSLFRQMLKSNIPISDSILNIAINNYCLMHCSDCGFSVLAIYLKNGIPFDVITFNTLLRGLFAENKIKDAVNLFKKLVRENICEPDEVMYLTVMNGLSKRGHTKKTFNLLRVMEQGSIKPDTRIYSVVIDALCKDRMLDAAISLFEEMKKKGIPQDVIIYNSLIDGLCKFGQWEKVRTLFFEMVNLNIYPNVCTFNIVTDGLCKEGKVEDAEKVMRHMTRKGVEHDVVTYNVIIDGYCLRGQMDRAMSLFVSMVDKSIKPDIFSYNILINGYCKVKKLDEAMHLFHDISRNGLKPSIVTYNTILQGLFEVGRVDFAQKFFAEMLSIGLKPDLCTNRILLRGYFQNGLVEKAMSLFHELEQKREDIDIELYNVLIGGLCKNGNFVKALAFFEKLSLIGLFPNVFTYTIIITGFCLEGLLDEAKDMLRKMEENGCSPNNVTYNIIVQGFLKFGKTSEMITFSKEMTGRCFSFDASTVELLIDAIAKDPSLLNMIPQFHLGNKN, via the coding sequence ATGACGAGAATTCCTCTGCTGCGTTACTCTTCCAATGGTATTTCCATTGCTATTCCTCGTTCTGGTTCGGCATTTACCATCAGAGATTATTCTTCATATCGTAGCAATATTGAGAACGTCAAGTGCTTAGATGATGCTATGAGTCTATTCCACCGAATGGTCAGTACGCAGCCTCTTCCTTCTGTTTTTAGCTTCTCCAAATTATTAAAGACTATGGTAAATATGAAGCATTACTCTTCTGTTCTTTCCCTTTTTCGACAAATGCTGAAATCTAATATCCCAATTAGTGATTCCATCTTGAATATAGCGATTAACAATTATTGCCTAATGCATTGTTCTGACTGCGGATTTTCAGTATTAGCCATTTACTTGAAGAATGGCATTCCATTTGATGTTATCACATTTAACACCTTACTAAGGGGACTCTTTGCTGAAAATAAAATCAAAGATGCTGTTAACTTGTTCAAAAAGTTGGTGAGAGAGAATATCTGTGAGCCTGATGAAGTCATGTATTTGACAGTCATGAATGGACTTAGCAAAAGGGGCCATACCAAAAAAACTTTCAATTTGCTAAGAGTAATGGAACAAGGAAGCATCAAGCCAGACACAAGAATCTATAGCGTTGTTATAGATGCTCTTTGCAAGGATAGAATGTTGGATGCTGCAATTAGCCTTTTCGAAGAGATGAAAAAAAAAGGCATTCCTCAAGATGTTATCATATATAATTCATTGATTGATGGTCTTTGTAAATTTGGTCAGTGGGAGAAGGTTAGGACTTTGTTCTTCGAAATGGTAAATCTTAATATTTATCCAAACGTCTGTACCTTCAACATAGTGACGGATGGACTATGCAAAGAGGGGAAAGTTGAAGATGCCGAGAAGGTAATGAGACACATGACTCGAAAAGGTGTGGAGCATGATGTGGTCACCTACAATGTGATAATTGATGGATATTGCTTGCGCGGTCAAATGGATAGAGCAATGAGCCTTTTTGTTTCCATGGTTGATAAGAGCATTAAGCCTGACATTTTTAGCTATAACATATTAATAAATGGATATTGTAAGGTAAAGAAATTGGATGAGGCCATGCATTTGTTTCATGATATTTCTCGAAATGGATTGAAACCTAGCATTGTTACCTACAATACTATCTTGCAAGGTCTATTtgaagttggaagagttgactttGCGCAAAAATTCTTTGCGGAGATGCTATCTATAGGCCTCAAACCTGATTTATGCACTAATCGCATTTTGCTCCGTGGTTATTTTCAGAATGGACTTGTTGAAAAAGCTATGTCTCTATTTCATGAGTTGGAACAAAAGAGAGAAGATATTGATATTGAACTTTATAATGTTCTAATAGGTGGATTGTGCAAAAATGGAAATTTCGTCAAAGCTCTTGCTTTTTTTGAGAAGCTTTCTTTAATTGGATTGTTTCCCAATGTGTTTACATACACAATAATAATTACTGGATTTTGTCTAGAAGGGTTGTTAGATGAAGCTAAAGATATGTTAAGAAAAATGGAGGAGAATGGTTGTTCGCCAAACAATGTCACTTACAATATTATTGTTCAAGGATTTCTCAAGTTTGGCAAAACTAGTGAAATGATAACTTTTTCGAAGGAAATGACTGGAAGGTGCTTCTCATTTGATGCAAGTACAGTAGAGTTACTAATAGATGCTATAGCGAAGGATCCTTCTTTGCTTAATATGATACCACAATTTCACTTGGGAAATAAGAACTAA